A region of Neovison vison isolate M4711 chromosome 7, ASM_NN_V1, whole genome shotgun sequence DNA encodes the following proteins:
- the GAN gene encoding gigaxonin: MAEGSAVSDPQHAARLLRALSSFREESRFCDAHLVLDGEEIPVQKNILAAASPYIRTKLNYNPPKDDGSTYKIELEGISVMVMREILDYIFSGQIRLNEDTIQDVVQAADLLLLTDLKTLCCEFLEGCIAAENCIGIRDFALHYCLHHVHYLATEYLETHFRDVSSTEEFLELSPQKLKEVISLEKLNVGNERYVFEAVIRWIAHDTELRKVHMKDVMSALWVSGLDSSYLREQMLNEPLVREIVRECNNIPLSQPQQGEAMLANFKPRGYSECIVTVGGEERVSRKPTAAMRCMCPLYDPNRQLWIELAPLSMPRINHGVLSAEGFLFVFGGQDENKQTLSSGEKYDPDANTWTALPPMNEPRHNFGIVEIDGMLYILGGEDGEKELISMECYDIYSKTWTKQPDLTMVRKIGCYAAMKKKIYAMGGGSYGKLFESVECYDPRTQQWTAICPLKERRFGAVACGVAMELYVFGGVRSREDMQGSNEMVTCKSEFYHDEFKRWIYLNDQNLCIPASSSFVYGAVPIGASIYVIGDLDTGTNYDYVREFKRSTGTWHHTKPLLPSDLRRTGCAALRIANCKLFRLQLQQGLFRIRVHSP; this comes from the exons gaCAAAGTTAAACTATAATCCTCCAAAAGATGATGGATCAACCTATAAGATTGAACTTGAAGGGATATCGGTAATGGTTATGAGAGAGATCCTGGATTACATCTTCAGTGGGCAG ATCCGGCTGAACGAAGATACGATCCAAGATGTTGTACAAGCAGCAGACCTCCTCCTGCTGACGGATCTCAAAACTCTGTGCTGTGAGTTTCTGGAAGGCTGCATCGCCGCCGAGAACTGCATCGGCATCCGTGACTTCGCCCTCCACTACTGCCTGCACCACGTCCACTACCTGGCCACGGAGTACCTGGAGACTCATTTCCGTGACGTCAGCAGCACAGAAGAGTTCTTAGAACTCAGCCCGCAGAAACTTAAAGAAGTGATTTCTCTCGAGAAGTTAAATGTTGGCAATGAAAGATACGTGTTCGAAGCGGTAATTCGATGGATAGCACATGACACAGAACTGAGAAAG GTTCACATGAAGGACGTGATGTCAGCGCTGTGGGTTTCAGGGTTAGACTCCAGCTACTTACGGGAACAGATGCTCAATGAACCGTTAGTACGAGAAATCGTCCGAGAGTGCAACAACATACCACTGAGCCAGCCGCAGCAGGGGGAGGCCATGCTCGCAAACTTCAAGCCCCGGGGCTACTCGGAGTGCATCGTGACTGTTGGCGGAGAAGAGAGAGT ttCACGGAAACCAACAGCAGCGATGCGATGTATGTGCCCTCTTTATGACCCTAATAGGCAGCTTTGGATTGAACTGGCCCCTTTAAGCATGCCAAGAATTAACCACGGAGTTCTCTCAGCAG AGGGATTCTTGTTCGTATTTGGAGGCCAAGATGAAAATAAGCAGACCCTGAGTTCAGGAGAAAAATACGATCCAGATGCGAACACGTGGACGGCATTGCCACCAATGAATGag CCACGACATAATTTTGGTATTGTGGAGATAGACGGAATGCTGTACATTTTAGgaggagaggatggggagaaagagctAATTTCCATGGAGTGTTACGACATTTATTCTAAAACCTGGACAAAGCAACCTGACCTGACCATGGTTAGAAAG ATCGGCTGCTATGcagctatgaaaaagaaaatctatgccATGGGTGGAGGGTCGTATGGAAAGCTCTTTGAATCTGTGGAATGTTACGACCCAAGGACCCAGCAGTGGACTGCTATCTGTCCGCTGAAGGAGAGAAG ATTTGGAGCTGTGGCCTGTGGCGTGGCCATGGAGCTGTACGTGTTTGGGGGTGTCAGAAGTCGTGAGGACATGCAGGGGTCGAATGAGATGGTCACTTGCAAGTCTGAATTCTACCATGACGAGTTTAAACG ATGGATCTATCTTAACGACCAGAACTTGTGCATCCCCGCCAGCTCCTCTTTTGTGTACGGAGCTGTGCCCATAGGAGCCAGTATTTACGTTATCGGAGACCTCGATACAG GTACCAATTACGACTACGTGCGTGAGTTTAAAAGAAGCACAGGGACCTGGCACCACACGAAGCCACTCCTTCCGTCCGACCTTCGCCGCACCGGGTGCGCAGCCTTACGCATTGCAAATTGCAAGCTTTTCCGCCTGCAGCTCCAGCAAGGCTTGTTCCGTATCCGTGTCCATTCACCTTGA